A single window of Hymenobacter sp. APR13 DNA harbors:
- a CDS encoding NmrA family NAD(P)-binding protein translates to MATTSQPAAAAPSSPDKPLIVLAGATGQLGLLIAHFLRQRGAAVRALVRSGAVAGAEATSLRLQGVEVVAADYSDPTALTEACVGASCVVSALSGLREVIVDAQTQLLDAAVAAGVPRFIPSDYSADFTRLPDGSNRNFDLRREFQRRLEQAPIQATSVLNGMFMDLLTGQAPVVLPGPKRVVYWGDADQPLDFTTMSNAAEFTAAAALDPTTPRYLRVAGEVASIRGLQAAAARATGQPFKLFRVGGLGAFAKIIKVTKALMPASNEVFPPWQGMQYLHNMFSGQAKLAEPLDNGRYPEIRWTQVHEVLAGRQ, encoded by the coding sequence ATGGCTACTACCTCACAACCTGCCGCTGCGGCTCCTTCCTCTCCCGATAAGCCACTCATCGTGCTGGCCGGCGCTACCGGGCAGCTGGGTTTGCTGATTGCCCACTTCCTGCGCCAGCGCGGCGCCGCGGTGCGGGCCCTGGTGCGCTCCGGCGCAGTAGCCGGGGCCGAGGCGACTTCGCTGCGGCTGCAAGGCGTGGAAGTGGTAGCCGCCGACTACTCCGATCCAACGGCTCTTACAGAGGCCTGCGTCGGGGCAAGTTGCGTGGTATCGGCGCTTTCGGGGCTGCGGGAGGTAATTGTGGATGCCCAGACGCAGCTGCTCGACGCGGCCGTAGCCGCCGGCGTGCCGCGCTTCATCCCCTCCGATTATTCGGCCGATTTTACGCGGCTGCCCGACGGCTCGAACCGTAACTTCGATCTGCGGCGGGAGTTTCAGCGGCGACTGGAGCAGGCGCCCATTCAGGCCACATCCGTGCTCAACGGCATGTTCATGGACCTGCTGACCGGGCAGGCGCCCGTGGTGCTGCCGGGCCCGAAGCGCGTGGTGTACTGGGGCGACGCCGACCAGCCGCTGGACTTCACGACCATGAGCAACGCCGCCGAATTTACGGCCGCCGCGGCCCTCGACCCTACCACGCCGCGCTACCTGCGCGTGGCAGGCGAGGTGGCCAGCATCCGGGGGCTGCAGGCGGCGGCGGCGCGGGCGACGGGGCAGCCGTTCAAGCTGTTTCGGGTAGGCGGGCTAGGAGCCTTTGCCAAGATAATAAAGGTTACGAAAGCGCTGATGCCCGCCAGCAACGAGGTATTCCCGCCGTGGCAGGGCATGCAGTACCTGCACAATATGTTCAGCGGGCAGGCCAAGCTGGCTGAGCCGCTCGACAACGGCCGGTACCCCGAAATCCGGTGGACGCAGGTGCACGAAGTGCTGGCCGGGCGCCAGTAG
- a CDS encoding NADPH-dependent F420 reductase produces the protein MPAPAHHRRTNQNHATMNIGIIGAGHIGSALAVRLTSLGHSVYIANSRGPETLKDVAQKTGATPVTAEEAARHGSDIIVVTIPLKNIPDLPKDLFASVPAEVPVIDTSNYYPHLRDGKIAELETGSLTESEWVQQHLGRPVVKVFNNIYADHLQNKGQAAGTPGRISLPVAGDDAAAKQKVMALVDELGFDAVDDGTLHQSWRQQPGTPSYGADLPADKLREHFESLGTERTEAQHAEYLANHAKTEQAMEAQGIKLK, from the coding sequence ATACCTGCGCCGGCACATCACCGGCGCACCAACCAAAACCACGCAACTATGAACATCGGAATCATTGGCGCCGGCCACATCGGCAGCGCCCTGGCCGTGCGGCTCACCAGCCTCGGCCATTCGGTATATATCGCCAACTCCCGCGGCCCCGAGACGCTCAAGGACGTGGCCCAGAAAACCGGCGCCACGCCCGTTACGGCCGAGGAAGCCGCCCGCCACGGCAGCGACATCATCGTAGTAACCATCCCGCTGAAAAACATTCCCGACCTGCCCAAAGACCTGTTCGCCAGCGTGCCGGCCGAGGTGCCCGTCATCGACACCAGCAACTACTACCCCCACCTGCGTGATGGCAAGATTGCGGAGCTGGAAACCGGCTCGTTGACCGAAAGTGAGTGGGTGCAGCAGCACCTGGGCCGCCCCGTGGTGAAGGTATTCAACAACATCTACGCCGACCACCTGCAAAACAAGGGACAGGCCGCCGGTACGCCCGGCCGTATCTCGCTGCCCGTGGCCGGCGACGATGCCGCCGCCAAGCAAAAGGTAATGGCCCTGGTTGACGAGTTGGGCTTCGACGCCGTGGACGATGGCACCCTGCACCAGTCGTGGCGCCAGCAGCCCGGCACCCCGTCCTACGGCGCCGACCTGCCCGCCGACAAGCTGCGGGAGCATTTCGAGAGCCTTGGTACCGAGCGCACCGAGGCCCAGCACGCCGAGTACCTGGCCAACCATGCCAAGACCGAGCAGGCCATGGAAGCCCAGGGCATCAAGCTAAAATAG
- a CDS encoding ion transporter: MDIRPRENAPAWKQNAYRIIFESDTRAGQLFDIVLLVAIVLSVLAVMLESVRSIEAQYGPALRVVEWVFTGLFLVEYGLRLLVVRRPLAYALSLLGIIDFLAIVPTLAALVLAGSRYLLVIRTLRLLRVFRIFKLGRFVGEGEFIVQALRASRFKILVFLTAVFTLTIVVGTLMYVVEGGQNGFTSIPKSVYWAIVTLTTVGYGDISPATVLGQSLASVLMIMGYAIIAVPTGIVSAQMALPAGATPAAPPAFKQVICHVCQAQEHRPDAEYCWRCGEKL, translated from the coding sequence ATGGATATCCGCCCCCGCGAAAACGCGCCCGCCTGGAAGCAAAACGCCTACCGCATCATTTTCGAGTCGGATACGCGGGCGGGGCAGCTGTTTGATATCGTGCTGCTGGTGGCCATCGTGCTGAGCGTGCTGGCCGTGATGCTGGAAAGCGTCCGCAGCATTGAGGCGCAGTATGGGCCCGCGTTGCGGGTAGTGGAATGGGTGTTTACGGGGCTGTTTCTGGTGGAATACGGGCTGCGCCTGCTGGTGGTGCGGCGGCCGCTGGCCTACGCGCTGAGTTTGCTCGGCATCATTGATTTCCTGGCCATCGTGCCCACGCTGGCGGCGCTGGTGCTGGCCGGCAGCCGCTACCTGCTCGTGATACGGACACTGCGGCTGCTGCGGGTGTTCCGCATCTTCAAGCTGGGCCGGTTTGTGGGCGAAGGCGAGTTTATCGTGCAGGCGCTGCGGGCTAGCCGTTTCAAGATTCTGGTGTTCCTGACGGCCGTTTTCACCCTCACCATTGTGGTGGGCACGCTGATGTACGTGGTAGAAGGCGGGCAGAACGGCTTCACCAGCATCCCGAAAAGTGTGTACTGGGCCATCGTGACGCTGACCACAGTTGGCTACGGCGACATTTCGCCGGCCACAGTGCTGGGCCAGAGTTTGGCATCGGTGCTGATGATTATGGGCTACGCCATCATTGCCGTGCCGACGGGTATCGTGTCGGCCCAGATGGCGCTGCCGGCCGGCGCCACCCCCGCCGCCCCGCCCGCTTTCAAGCAGGTGATATGCCACGTGTGCCAGGCCCAGGAGCACCGCCCCGACGCCGAGTATTGCTGGCGCTGCGGCGAGAAGCTGTAG
- the ctlX gene encoding citrulline utilization hydrolase CtlX — protein MQSASTVLMVRPASFGFNPVTAPSNSFQQFMAGHTPAELQARAVAEFDAAVAQLRGHGLRVLVFEDAPSPARPDAVFPNNWLTLHADGRVLLYPMCAPNRRLERRPDLVAALAQEFAVTEVLDYSAREEQAVFLEGTGSIIFDHEHRVAYAGLSPRTDAALLAEVCAELGYRPVAFRAQDAQGQEIYHTNVLLSIGPGFAVVCLESIRAAAERAAVVASLQETGHEIVDITLAQVARFAGNMLALQPAAGPALLALSQSAHDALTPAQRHTLSAYATLLPLPIPTIETIGGGSVRCMLAEVFLPERV, from the coding sequence ATGCAGTCTGCTTCTACCGTGCTGATGGTGCGCCCGGCCAGCTTCGGCTTCAACCCCGTAACCGCGCCTTCCAATTCGTTTCAGCAGTTTATGGCCGGACACACGCCCGCCGAGCTGCAGGCCCGGGCCGTAGCGGAGTTCGACGCGGCCGTGGCGCAGCTGCGGGGGCACGGCCTGCGGGTGCTGGTGTTCGAGGACGCACCCTCGCCCGCCAGGCCCGACGCCGTGTTTCCCAACAACTGGCTCACGCTGCACGCCGACGGCCGGGTGCTGCTCTACCCCATGTGCGCCCCCAACCGCCGCCTGGAGCGCCGCCCCGACCTGGTAGCCGCGCTGGCCCAAGAGTTTGCCGTGACGGAAGTGCTAGACTACTCAGCGCGGGAAGAGCAGGCCGTGTTTCTGGAAGGCACCGGCAGCATCATTTTCGACCACGAGCACCGCGTGGCCTACGCCGGCCTGTCGCCCCGTACCGATGCGGCGCTGCTGGCGGAGGTGTGCGCCGAGCTGGGCTACCGGCCGGTGGCGTTTCGGGCGCAGGACGCGCAGGGGCAGGAAATCTACCACACCAATGTGCTGCTGAGCATCGGGCCGGGGTTTGCGGTGGTGTGCCTGGAAAGCATCCGCGCCGCTGCCGAGCGCGCCGCCGTGGTGGCCTCGCTGCAGGAAACCGGCCACGAAATCGTGGACATTACGCTGGCGCAGGTGGCGCGCTTCGCCGGCAACATGCTGGCGCTGCAGCCCGCCGCCGGCCCGGCGCTGCTGGCCCTTTCGCAAAGCGCCCACGACGCCCTCACGCCCGCCCAGCGCCACACGCTGAGCGCTTACGCCACGCTGCTGCCGCTGCCCATCCCCACCATCGAAACGATAGGCGGCGGCAGCGTGCGGTGCATGCTGGCTGAGGTGTTTCTGCCGGAGCGGGTATAA
- a CDS encoding alpha-amylase family glycosyl hydrolase has protein sequence MKHLLLLFTLLLGFARAQAGQLTFRVDLGTRTVPAGGVHVAGTFQAPAGFPANWNPATTALTDPDGDHIWEATVTVPAGVYLYKFVNGDTWGGAELVPADCGLADGGGNVNRQVVVGGTAVRLPIVAFGDCATQVRFAVDMNGQTVAAGGVHVVGNFQTLAGYGANDDPTALPLRDDNNDGIFEAQISLPAPGRFQYRFVNGSTLAAAETVPAACGTPDAAGTLTRVLDATTAATTTPAFCFGSCAPCSGGQPGTNYATHWWNDAVFYEILVRSFQDSNGDGKGDFVGMTQRLDYLNDGNPATTTDLGVTGIWLMPMMESPSYHGYDVSDYKATEADYGSMAEFEAFLAAAHQRGIKVIIDLVLNHSSSRHPWFTQAVGNANSPTRDWYRWSSTNPGYLGPWGQTVWYPRGGSYNYALFWSEMPDLNWRNPQVRAAMWDVSRFWLRKGVDGYRLDAVKYLVEDGTTLLDTPETLATLEEFHDSVRAVNPAALTVGEAWSNTRLVVPYVSNDRLDLCFEFDLAESIINAVNQGSATGLRTQLNLVNTLYPKLQYATFLTNHDQNRVFDVLGSNPARMKQAAALYLTMPGVPFLYYGEELGMAGTGPDEDKRRPMQWTAGTQGGFTTGTPWRALNANYRQFNVASAQADPASLLNHYKKLIALRTTHETLRKGYYLPAAASVPAVMAYARVYEQQATVVATNLSGTAASTPALSLGISTLAAGTYQVTDLYSGQAAGTVVVDAQGGFSNWTATLPALAPNGTWMLQLRAATVNSTASAKPAFALALYPNPATGPVRLALAAAPAASSQVQVFDLTGRLVHTARFAGSSYILPTTQLLAGTYFVRVQSGAAVAVQRLVLER, from the coding sequence ATGAAACACCTTTTACTTCTTTTCACGCTGCTGCTGGGCTTTGCCAGGGCGCAGGCCGGCCAGCTCACCTTTCGGGTAGACCTGGGGACGCGCACGGTGCCCGCGGGCGGGGTGCACGTAGCGGGCACCTTCCAGGCTCCGGCCGGGTTTCCGGCCAACTGGAACCCCGCCACCACGGCCCTCACCGACCCCGACGGCGACCATATCTGGGAAGCAACCGTGACGGTGCCGGCCGGCGTGTATCTCTACAAGTTTGTGAACGGCGACACCTGGGGCGGCGCCGAGCTGGTACCCGCCGACTGCGGCCTCGCTGATGGCGGCGGCAACGTAAACCGGCAGGTGGTGGTGGGTGGCACGGCCGTGCGTCTGCCCATCGTGGCCTTCGGCGACTGCGCCACTCAGGTACGCTTTGCCGTGGACATGAACGGCCAGACCGTAGCGGCCGGCGGCGTGCATGTGGTGGGCAACTTCCAGACCCTGGCCGGCTACGGCGCTAACGACGACCCCACTGCCCTGCCCCTACGCGACGACAACAACGACGGCATCTTTGAGGCGCAGATTTCGCTGCCTGCCCCCGGCCGCTTTCAGTACCGCTTCGTGAACGGCAGCACGCTGGCTGCCGCCGAAACCGTGCCCGCCGCCTGCGGCACCCCCGACGCCGCCGGCACCCTCACCCGCGTGCTCGACGCCACCACGGCCGCCACGACTACGCCCGCCTTCTGCTTCGGGTCGTGCGCGCCGTGCAGCGGCGGGCAGCCCGGCACCAACTACGCCACGCACTGGTGGAACGACGCCGTATTCTACGAGATTCTGGTGCGCAGCTTCCAGGACAGCAACGGCGACGGCAAAGGCGACTTCGTGGGCATGACCCAGCGGCTGGACTACCTCAACGACGGCAACCCCGCCACTACCACCGACCTGGGCGTGACCGGCATCTGGTTGATGCCCATGATGGAGTCGCCGAGCTACCACGGCTACGACGTGAGCGACTACAAGGCCACCGAAGCCGACTACGGCAGCATGGCCGAGTTTGAGGCATTTCTGGCCGCCGCCCACCAGCGTGGCATCAAGGTCATCATCGACCTGGTGCTCAACCACTCTTCCAGCCGGCATCCGTGGTTTACGCAGGCCGTCGGCAACGCCAACAGCCCCACACGCGACTGGTACCGGTGGTCGAGCACCAACCCGGGCTACCTGGGCCCCTGGGGCCAGACGGTGTGGTACCCGCGCGGCGGCAGCTACAACTACGCCCTGTTCTGGAGCGAAATGCCCGACCTGAACTGGCGCAACCCCCAGGTGCGGGCCGCCATGTGGGACGTCAGCCGGTTCTGGCTGCGCAAAGGCGTGGACGGCTACCGCCTCGACGCCGTGAAGTATCTGGTAGAAGACGGCACTACGCTGCTGGACACGCCCGAAACCCTGGCGACGCTGGAAGAATTTCACGACTCCGTGCGGGCCGTAAACCCGGCGGCCCTGACGGTGGGCGAAGCCTGGAGCAACACCCGCCTGGTGGTGCCCTACGTCAGCAACGACCGGCTGGACCTGTGCTTTGAGTTTGATCTGGCCGAAAGCATCATCAACGCCGTCAACCAGGGCAGCGCCACCGGCCTGCGCACGCAGCTCAACCTCGTCAACACGCTTTACCCCAAGCTGCAGTACGCCACCTTCCTCACCAACCACGACCAGAACCGCGTTTTCGATGTGCTGGGCAGCAACCCGGCCCGCATGAAGCAGGCAGCGGCCCTGTACCTGACCATGCCGGGCGTGCCGTTTCTGTACTATGGCGAAGAGCTGGGCATGGCCGGCACCGGCCCCGACGAAGACAAGCGCCGCCCGATGCAGTGGACGGCGGGCACCCAGGGCGGCTTCACCACGGGCACTCCGTGGCGCGCCCTCAACGCCAACTACCGCCAGTTCAACGTCGCCAGCGCCCAGGCCGATCCGGCTTCGCTGCTCAACCACTACAAGAAGCTGATTGCCCTGCGCACCACGCACGAAACGCTACGCAAAGGCTACTATCTGCCGGCCGCCGCCTCGGTACCGGCAGTAATGGCCTATGCGCGGGTGTATGAGCAGCAGGCCACGGTGGTAGCCACCAACCTGAGCGGCACCGCGGCCAGCACTCCGGCGTTGTCGCTGGGCATTTCCACGCTGGCGGCCGGCACCTACCAGGTGACGGACCTCTACAGCGGCCAGGCAGCCGGCACCGTGGTGGTAGACGCGCAAGGTGGCTTCAGCAACTGGACGGCCACTCTGCCCGCGCTGGCGCCCAACGGCACCTGGATGCTGCAGCTGCGCGCGGCCACCGTCAACAGCACCGCCAGCGCCAAGCCGGCATTTGCCCTGGCCCTGTACCCCAACCCCGCCACAGGCCCGGTGCGCCTGGCCCTGGCCGCCGCCCCGGCCGCCAGCAGCCAAGTACAGGTTTTCGACCTGACCGGCCGACTGGTACACACTGCCCGGTTTGCGGGCAGCAGCTATATCCTGCCCACCACTCAGCTACTGGCCGGCACGTATTTCGTGCGGGTGCAGTCGGGGGCGGCAGTGGCCGTGCAGCGGCTGGTGCTGGAGCGGTAG
- a CDS encoding cold-shock protein, with protein sequence MSTGTVKFFNETKGFGFINDAATGQDVFVHVTGLIDEIRDNDKVEFEVEEGRKGLNAVKVRRA encoded by the coding sequence ATGTCAACAGGAACAGTAAAATTCTTCAATGAAACCAAAGGCTTTGGTTTCATCAACGACGCCGCCACCGGCCAGGACGTATTCGTTCACGTAACCGGTCTGATCGACGAAATCCGCGACAACGACAAGGTTGAGTTCGAGGTAGAAGAAGGCCGTAAAGGTCTGAACGCTGTGAAAGTACGCCGCGCGTAG
- a CDS encoding DUF2158 domain-containing protein — MAAYTLGDTVRLQSGGPVMTIVKLTLKETTCTWFDEQNRLQGPVTFPRDAVQHVPAASSTAKA, encoded by the coding sequence ATGGCAGCTTATACCCTAGGCGACACCGTTCGGCTGCAGTCCGGTGGTCCGGTTATGACAATCGTGAAGCTCACCCTTAAGGAAACAACCTGTACCTGGTTTGATGAGCAGAACCGCTTGCAGGGCCCCGTCACGTTCCCGCGCGACGCCGTGCAGCATGTACCGGCCGCTTCCTCAACGGCCAAGGCATAA
- a CDS encoding DUF4097 family beta strand repeat-containing protein, which yields MKHPLLALLLALAGPVAAQTPAAPAFQLQCEANANTQLRKTYCETRDLTLPAPPAGTALSVDARLNGSITVRGWDGSTVRVRALVRASSGELAAAQALVASVRISTTNHQMQAARANGSLDDWSVSYEVLVPTRTSLALHATNGGLRLENVQGTITFETTNGSVQLLNLAGDVRGKTTNGSVALTLSGPTWDGTGFDVQTTSGSVQCRLPATYAATLTARTTNGRVTAKLDPATRKQQMPRSLTATFGKGGPQLRLATVNGSVDVQQTDASSSSVPGKE from the coding sequence ATGAAACATCCGCTCCTGGCTTTGCTGCTGGCGCTGGCCGGCCCGGTGGCTGCCCAAACGCCGGCGGCTCCGGCCTTTCAGCTTCAGTGCGAAGCCAATGCCAACACGCAGTTGCGCAAAACCTACTGCGAAACCCGCGACCTGACGTTGCCCGCGCCCCCGGCCGGCACGGCGCTTTCCGTGGATGCACGCCTGAATGGCAGCATCACGGTGCGGGGATGGGACGGCTCTACGGTGCGGGTGCGGGCGCTGGTACGGGCGTCTTCCGGCGAGCTGGCGGCTGCCCAGGCCCTAGTGGCCAGTGTCCGCATCAGCACCACCAACCACCAAATGCAGGCTGCCCGCGCCAACGGCAGCCTCGACGACTGGAGTGTGAGCTATGAAGTACTGGTGCCCACCCGCACTAGCCTGGCGCTTCACGCCACCAACGGCGGCCTACGCCTCGAAAACGTACAGGGCACCATCACCTTCGAAACCACCAACGGCAGCGTGCAGCTGCTGAACCTGGCCGGCGACGTGCGCGGCAAAACCACCAACGGCAGTGTGGCCCTCACGCTCAGCGGCCCCACCTGGGACGGCACCGGGTTCGATGTGCAAACCACCAGCGGCAGCGTGCAGTGCCGGCTGCCCGCCACCTATGCCGCCACCCTCACGGCCCGCACCACCAACGGCCGCGTGACAGCCAAGCTGGACCCGGCCACCCGCAAGCAGCAGATGCCCCGCAGCCTCACCGCCACCTTCGGCAAAGGCGGCCCGCAACTGCGCCTGGCCACCGTAAATGGCAGCGTAGACGTGCAGCAAACGGACGCCAGCTCATCTTCGGTGCCGGGAAAAGAATAG
- the hutU gene encoding urocanate hydratase, whose protein sequence is MPHSALDTPELNLEATSQSAPATAPATRPMYYEYKPEETVKAMHGTTLRCKTWEAEAALRMLENNLDPAVSLVYDELIVYGGAGRAARNWKEYQTIVRTLKNLEPDETMLVQSGKAVGVLRTWAHAPRVLIANSNLVPAWSTQEYFDELDRLGLMMYGQMTAGSWIYIATQGILQGTYETFAAVADKHFAGTLAGTVTVTAGLGGMSGAQPLAVTMNDGVCLVIEPIDERVKQKVREGYLDEQARDLPHALALCEQYKAARTGWSIGLTGNAATVLPELLAQGYKVDIVTDQTSAHDLLDYIPEGDIDAVLQLRKDDPTEFRRQALQSIMKHCQAIIDMQTAGSVALDYGNNLRGQAEKGGLKVRDEHGQFLYPGFVPGYIRPLFCEGKGPFRWAALSGDPQDILRIDRALLETFPDNKMLARWIEKAQAKVPFIGLPARVCWLGYGEREKFGLVINDLVARGEVSAPIVIGRDHLDCGSVASPNRETEGMLDGSDAVADWPLLNALANCASGADWVSLHNGGGVGIGNSTHSGMVIVATGTPEKAERLKRVLTTDPGMGIFRHADAGYELAQQVAEERGVKIPGRA, encoded by the coding sequence ATGCCCCATTCCGCCCTCGACACCCCCGAGCTGAACCTGGAAGCTACCAGCCAATCGGCCCCGGCTACTGCGCCCGCCACCCGGCCCATGTACTACGAGTACAAGCCTGAGGAAACCGTAAAAGCCATGCACGGCACCACCCTGCGCTGTAAAACCTGGGAGGCTGAAGCGGCCCTGCGCATGCTGGAAAACAACCTCGACCCAGCCGTTTCGCTGGTCTACGACGAGCTGATTGTGTACGGCGGGGCCGGCCGCGCCGCCCGCAACTGGAAAGAGTACCAAACGATAGTCAGGACCCTCAAAAACCTGGAGCCCGACGAAACCATGCTGGTGCAAAGCGGCAAGGCCGTGGGCGTGCTGCGTACCTGGGCCCACGCCCCGCGCGTGCTCATCGCCAACAGCAACCTCGTGCCCGCCTGGAGCACCCAGGAGTATTTCGATGAGCTGGACCGGCTGGGGCTGATGATGTACGGGCAGATGACGGCCGGCTCTTGGATTTACATTGCCACCCAGGGCATTTTGCAGGGCACCTACGAAACCTTCGCGGCCGTGGCCGACAAGCACTTTGCGGGCACGCTGGCCGGTACCGTGACCGTCACGGCCGGGCTGGGCGGCATGAGCGGCGCGCAGCCGCTGGCCGTGACCATGAACGACGGCGTGTGCCTCGTCATCGAGCCGATTGACGAGCGGGTGAAGCAGAAGGTGCGCGAAGGCTACCTCGACGAGCAGGCCCGCGACCTGCCGCACGCCCTGGCCCTGTGCGAGCAGTACAAAGCCGCCCGCACCGGCTGGAGCATCGGCCTCACCGGCAACGCCGCCACTGTGCTTCCCGAACTGCTGGCCCAGGGCTATAAAGTGGACATCGTCACGGACCAGACCTCGGCCCACGACCTGCTCGACTATATCCCTGAAGGCGACATCGACGCGGTATTGCAACTGCGCAAAGATGACCCCACTGAGTTCCGCCGGCAGGCGCTGCAATCCATCATGAAGCACTGCCAGGCCATTATTGATATGCAGACCGCTGGTTCCGTGGCCCTCGACTACGGCAACAACCTACGCGGGCAGGCCGAGAAAGGCGGCCTGAAAGTGCGCGACGAGCACGGCCAGTTTCTTTATCCCGGCTTTGTGCCCGGCTATATACGGCCGCTGTTTTGCGAGGGCAAAGGCCCCTTCCGCTGGGCCGCCCTCAGCGGCGACCCCCAGGATATTTTGCGCATCGACCGTGCCCTGCTCGAAACCTTTCCCGACAACAAGATGCTGGCCCGCTGGATTGAGAAGGCCCAGGCCAAAGTGCCGTTCATCGGCTTGCCGGCCCGCGTGTGCTGGCTGGGCTACGGCGAGCGGGAGAAGTTCGGCCTGGTCATCAACGACCTGGTGGCGCGGGGCGAAGTATCGGCCCCTATCGTTATCGGCCGCGACCACCTCGACTGCGGCTCCGTGGCCTCGCCCAACCGCGAAACCGAAGGCATGCTCGACGGCTCCGACGCCGTAGCCGACTGGCCCCTGCTCAATGCCCTGGCCAACTGCGCCAGCGGCGCCGACTGGGTTTCATTGCACAACGGCGGCGGCGTGGGCATCGGCAACTCCACCCACTCCGGCATGGTAATCGTAGCCACCGGCACCCCCGAAAAAGCCGAACGATTAAAGCGGGTGCTCACCACCGACCCCGGCATGGGTATCTTTCGCCACGCCGACGCGGGCTACGAGCTGGCTCAGCAGGTAGCCGAGGAGCGTGGGGTGAAGATTCCGGGACGGGCGTAG
- a CDS encoding MBL fold metallo-hydrolase gives MKQVAAGVTQLQIQRFVNLYFVETGRAGEWVLVDTGLPGSDKDIIAAANKLFYPGTHPEAIILTHGHMDHSGSVQALAEHWKVPVLAHPLEMPFLTARAVYPAADPTVENGGSLAFVARFFPPQSFQLSDYVQAFPTDSEEVPYLPGWRWVHVPGHAPGQLALFRESDRTLLGADAFATANHESVPKLLLQVPEISVAGAPFNYDWQQVRESVRKLAALRPAAIGCGHGPVITGPKATQGLQHLADNFPMPTKGRYVQQPARLDANGVASVPPAPSDPLRTKLAILGAALGAMAAAAYFIKKQKTHQQNAYPTTEPDGPRHERTGEVIRH, from the coding sequence ATGAAACAGGTAGCCGCTGGCGTAACCCAGCTTCAGATTCAGCGCTTCGTTAATCTTTATTTCGTGGAAACCGGCCGCGCCGGCGAATGGGTGCTGGTAGACACCGGCCTGCCGGGCTCCGACAAGGATATCATTGCCGCCGCCAACAAGCTGTTCTATCCCGGCACGCATCCCGAAGCCATCATCCTGACGCACGGCCACATGGACCACTCCGGCTCGGTGCAGGCGCTGGCGGAACACTGGAAGGTGCCAGTGCTAGCCCACCCGCTGGAGATGCCCTTCCTTACGGCCCGCGCCGTGTACCCCGCCGCCGACCCGACGGTGGAAAACGGCGGCTCCCTGGCGTTTGTGGCGCGGTTTTTCCCGCCGCAGTCGTTCCAGCTCTCCGATTACGTGCAGGCCTTCCCCACCGATTCGGAAGAGGTGCCCTACCTACCGGGCTGGCGCTGGGTGCACGTGCCCGGCCACGCGCCCGGCCAGTTGGCTCTGTTCCGCGAGTCGGACCGCACGCTGCTGGGTGCCGATGCGTTTGCCACCGCCAACCACGAGTCGGTGCCGAAGCTGCTGCTGCAGGTACCCGAAATCAGCGTGGCCGGCGCGCCCTTCAACTACGACTGGCAGCAAGTGCGCGAGTCGGTGCGGAAGCTGGCCGCCCTGCGCCCCGCGGCCATTGGCTGCGGCCACGGCCCCGTCATTACCGGCCCCAAAGCCACCCAAGGACTTCAACATTTAGCCGATAACTTCCCCATGCCCACTAAAGGACGCTACGTACAGCAACCCGCCCGCCTCGACGCCAACGGCGTTGCCTCGGTGCCCCCCGCCCCTTCTGATCCGCTGCGCACCAAGCTCGCCATTCTGGGCGCTGCCTTGGGTGCCATGGCCGCTGCTGCGTACTTCATCAAGAAGCAGAAAACGCATCAGCAGAACGCCTACCCTACTACCGAGCCCGATGGCCCACGCCACGAGCGTACCGGCGAGGTAATCCGGCACTAG